A region from the Acyrthosiphon pisum isolate AL4f chromosome A1, pea_aphid_22Mar2018_4r6ur, whole genome shotgun sequence genome encodes:
- the LOC100570951 gene encoding uncharacterized protein LOC100570951: MVHIKSHSLKFVFFLFCLSQVQAGTKLLPDKPDSPFDELFREFSKSVTKISEKIQLRLSESDVHADKYFDHLKENVENTNEHFQEILQKVHERVEKFQKQMYDAVQQQIERVSEELKARDPEIGEKVKKLKAELADLKEDLMKLYEEIKKLFLERFNELRDDIRIKTKPIVKRWTPIVKDIEEIILALIPDKKKEIKKN, encoded by the exons ATGGTGCACATTAAAAGTCATAGTTTGAAATTCGTGTTTTTCCTATTTTGCTTGTCACAG GTACAAGCAGGCACAAAACTTCTTCCTGACAAACCAGATAGTCCATTTGATGAATTATTCAGAGAGTTCTCCAAGTCAGTTACCAAAATTTCAGAAAAGATCCAATTAAGATTATCCGAATCTGATGTCCATGCCGATAAGTATTTCGACCATTTGAAAGAAAACGTTGAAAACACTAatgaacattttcaagaaaTTCTTCAAAAg GTCCATGAAAGAGtagaaaaattccaaaaacagaTGTATGATGCTGTTCAACAACAAATCGAACGTGTGAGCGAAGAATTAAAAGCCAGGGATCCAGAAATCGGCGAGAAGGTCAAGAAATTAAAAGCAGAATTAGCCGATTTGAAAGAAGACCTTATGAAATTATATGAAGAAATCAAGAAACTGTTTTTGGAACGTTTCAATGAGTTGAGGGACGATATTAGAATCAAAACCAAACCAATCGTCAAACGTTGGACACCAATCGTCAAGGACATAGAA gaGATTATATTGGCTTTGATCCCTGATAAGAAGAAAGAAATCaagaaaaactaa